Proteins from a single region of Sphingomonas morindae:
- a CDS encoding 1,9-bis(guanidino)-5-aza-nonane synthase: MTNETKINDGRKAELLATQVEHIDIKSFDARPIIDAMKKMSFTSRDTGRAAELYNMMLADQDCAVALVVAGSTSAGGCMDLYAELVRNNMVDMIVATGATIVDMDFFEGLGHKHYQANEVPDDDTLRSLYIDRIYDTYIDEVALQNVDHTIFEIAESLAPKAYSSRAFIREMGKYLVQHGKKENSLVKLAYEHDVPIFCPAFTDSSAGFGLVKHQVDSMKAGKPYLTIDSIADFRELTDIKIKAGTTGLMMIGGGVPKNFIQDTVVCAEILGHEVDVHKYAVQITVADVRDGACSSSTLQEAASWGKVSTAMEQMVFAEATSVMPLIASDAYHRGHWRNREKRAFAKLFND, translated from the coding sequence ATGACCAACGAAACCAAGATCAACGACGGGCGCAAGGCCGAGCTGCTGGCGACCCAGGTCGAGCATATCGATATCAAGAGCTTCGACGCGCGCCCGATCATCGACGCGATGAAGAAGATGAGCTTCACCTCGCGCGATACCGGCCGCGCGGCGGAGCTGTACAACATGATGCTGGCCGACCAGGATTGCGCGGTGGCGCTGGTGGTGGCCGGCTCCACCTCGGCCGGCGGCTGCATGGATCTCTATGCCGAGCTGGTGCGCAACAACATGGTCGACATGATCGTCGCCACCGGCGCCACCATCGTCGACATGGATTTCTTCGAGGGCCTCGGCCACAAACATTATCAGGCCAACGAAGTGCCTGACGACGATACGCTGCGCTCGCTCTACATCGACCGCATCTACGACACCTATATTGACGAGGTGGCGCTGCAGAACGTCGATCACACCATCTTCGAGATCGCCGAGAGCCTCGCGCCCAAGGCCTATAGCTCGCGCGCCTTCATCCGCGAGATGGGCAAATATCTCGTGCAGCACGGCAAGAAGGAGAACAGCCTCGTCAAGCTCGCCTATGAGCATGACGTGCCGATCTTCTGCCCGGCCTTCACCGACAGCTCGGCGGGCTTCGGCCTCGTGAAGCATCAGGTCGACAGCATGAAGGCGGGCAAGCCCTATCTGACGATCGACTCGATCGCCGATTTCCGCGAGCTGACCGACATCAAGATCAAGGCGGGCACCACCGGCCTGATGATGATCGGCGGCGGCGTGCCCAAGAACTTCATCCAGGATACGGTCGTCTGCGCCGAAATCCTCGGCCATGAGGTGGATGTGCACAAATATGCGGTGCAGATCACCGTGGCGGACGTGCGCGACGGCGCCTGCTCCTCCTCGACGCTGCAGGAAGCCGCGTCCTGGGGCAAGGTGTCCACCGCGATGGAGCAGATGGTGTTCGCCGAGGCGACCTCGGTGATGCCGCTGATCGCGTCCGACGCCTATCATCGCGGCCATTGGCGCAATCGCGAGAAGCGCGCCTTCGCGAAGCTCTTCAACGACTGA
- a CDS encoding type III PLP-dependent enzyme, with product MHKHHSALGVAAALRPVAPVTLVRPHAAERAARFFSEKFPGRSLYAVKANPSPALLESLWAGGITHYDVASIGEVRLVRATLPEATLCFMHPVKAEEAIAEAYFEHGVRTFSLDSEEELAKIVRATQGATDLTLCVRLRVSSDHSKLSLASKFGADLSEAPALLMATRQVADALGICFHVGSQAMSPAAYAEAIARVRAAIVAAAVTVDVIDVGGGFPSCYPGMEPPPLEAYFRTIHEGFESLPVSYSAELWCEPGRALSAEYASLIVRVEKRRGDELFINDGAYGALFDAAHIAWRFPVQLLRASESRAKTMAFSFYGPTCDDMDHMVGPFELPADVQPGDYIEIGMLGAYGSAMRTGFNGFGTEATVAVDDEPMVSLYVGTNARPAAGRVVKL from the coding sequence TTGCACAAGCATCATAGCGCGCTGGGGGTAGCTGCCGCCCTCCGTCCGGTTGCCCCGGTCACGCTCGTCCGTCCGCACGCCGCGGAGCGCGCCGCTCGCTTCTTCTCGGAGAAGTTTCCGGGCCGGTCGCTCTACGCCGTGAAGGCCAATCCGTCCCCGGCGCTCCTCGAGTCGCTGTGGGCGGGCGGGATCACGCACTATGACGTCGCCTCGATCGGCGAAGTCCGTCTGGTGCGCGCCACCCTGCCCGAAGCGACGCTGTGCTTCATGCACCCCGTCAAGGCGGAAGAGGCGATCGCCGAGGCCTATTTCGAGCATGGCGTCCGCACCTTCTCGCTCGATAGCGAGGAGGAGCTGGCCAAGATCGTGCGCGCCACCCAAGGCGCGACCGATCTCACGCTCTGCGTGCGGCTGCGCGTCTCGTCGGATCACTCCAAGCTCAGCCTGGCGTCCAAGTTCGGCGCCGATCTGAGCGAGGCTCCGGCGCTGCTCATGGCCACCCGCCAGGTCGCCGACGCGCTCGGCATCTGCTTCCATGTCGGCAGCCAGGCGATGAGCCCGGCCGCCTATGCGGAGGCGATCGCCCGGGTGCGCGCCGCGATCGTCGCGGCGGCGGTGACGGTGGACGTGATCGATGTCGGCGGAGGCTTTCCCTCCTGCTATCCCGGCATGGAGCCGCCGCCGCTCGAGGCCTATTTCCGGACCATCCACGAGGGCTTCGAGAGCCTGCCGGTCAGCTATTCGGCCGAGCTGTGGTGCGAGCCGGGCCGCGCGCTGTCGGCGGAATATGCGAGCCTGATCGTGCGCGTCGAGAAGCGCCGCGGCGACGAGCTGTTCATCAACGACGGCGCCTATGGCGCGCTGTTCGATGCGGCGCACATCGCCTGGCGCTTCCCGGTCCAGCTGCTCCGCGCGTCGGAGAGCCGGGCCAAGACGATGGCGTTCAGCTTCTACGGTCCGACCTGCGACGATATGGATCACATGGTCGGCCCGTTCGAGCTGCCCGCCGACGTGCAGCCGGGCGATTATATCGAGATCGGCATGCTCGGCGCCTATGGCTCGGCGATGCGCACCGGCTTCAACGGCTTCGGCACCGAAGCGACGGTGGCGGTGGATGACGAGCCGATGGTCAGCCTTTATGTCGGGACGAACGCCCGGCCGGCCGCCGGCCGCGTCGTCAAGCTGTAA